One part of the Quercus lobata isolate SW786 chromosome 7, ValleyOak3.0 Primary Assembly, whole genome shotgun sequence genome encodes these proteins:
- the LOC115951535 gene encoding F-box/kelch-repeat protein At3g06240-like, with product MSRPTEKLRLLTERVLDDDIVFDILTRLPVKSLIQFRCVSKSWYSTITNPIFIATHFKLNEAKSLSNKNSHNGYLLYTPVTEGYSFHEELRTLVYNRDRTVTEISRFITPFPICDAFMNCFCNGIFCLDRCNENNGDHMIYLWNPSIRKFKMVAPALLTDPFDSATLGLAYHSQKNDFKILRLVSFPGSLGEPDPLTEAEVYTLSTDSWRKVVSAELSDPNAGRLYHHSPYIFFNGALHCIAAHKHCSFILSFDINDERFHKIMLPLDFLDVYQSYLTVFKGSLAYIIISNRLATGIIMCHIWVMKEYGVAESWTRKCVPINWFHHFHGCTDNGELLIMIFMGLISIGPENLLQNSLITESNIRWAGCAANSIESLVLLDGVNLSSEYKD from the coding sequence ATGTCTCGACCTACAGAAAAGCTAAGATTATTGACCGAGCGTGTTCTGGACGACGACATCGTATTCGACATACTGACTCGGCTACCAGTGAAATCCTTAATCCAATTCAGGTGCGTTTCTAAATCATGGTACTCTACAATCACAAACCCCATTTTCATTGCCACACACTTCAAGCTTAACGAAGCCAAATcattatccaataaaaatagtCACAATGGTTATCTGCTATATACACCTGTAACAGAGGGCTATTCTTTTCACGAAGAATTGCGTACACTTGTTTACAATAGGGACCGCACAGTGACTGAGATTTCCAGGTTTATAACCCCCTTTCCCATTTGTGATGCCTTCATGAATTGCTTCTGTAATGGCATCTTCTGCCTTGATAGGTGTAACGAAAACAATGGTGatcatatgatatatttgtggaACCCAAGCATTAGAAAGTTTAAGATGGTTGCTCCTGCTCTTTTGACTGACCCTTTTGATAGTGCCACCCTTGGACTTGCTTATCATTCTCAAAAGAATGATTTCAAGATTCTTAGACTTGTGAGTTTCCCAGGGTCTCTTGGAGAGCCAGATCCACTGACTGAGGCTGAGGTTTACACATTGAGTACGGATTCGTGGAGGAAGGTAGTGTCGGCCGAGTTGTCCGACCCCAACGCTGGACGTCTTTATCATCATTcaccatatatattttttaacggAGCACTGCACTGTATAGCAGCTCATAAACACTGCAGTTTCATTTTATCCTTTGACATTAATGATGAGAGATTCCATAAGATAATGCTGCCTCTGGATTTCTTAGATGTATACCAATCATATCTTACAGTGTTCAAGGGATCGCTCGCTTATATTATTATCTCTAACCGTCTAGCTACTGGGATCATTATGTGCCACATATGGGTGATGAAGGAGTATGGCGTGGCAGAGTCTTGGACCAGAAAATGTGTACCAATCAATTGGTTTCATCATTTCCATGGCTGCACAGACAATGGTGAATTGCTAATTATGATTTTCATGGGGCTGATATCAATTGGCCCTGAGAATCTACTTCAGAACAGTCTTATAACGGAATCAAATATTAGATGGGCTGGTTGCGCAGCCAATTCCATAGAGAGTTTGGTTCTACTTGATGGGGTAAATTTGTCATCTGAATACAAAGATTAG
- the LOC115951536 gene encoding F-box/kelch-repeat protein At3g06240-like, which translates to MSQPTKKLILSTECVPDDIVFDILTRLPVKSLIRFRCVSKSLNSTITSRIFITTHFKLNEAKSLSNKDSHNDYLLYTSKSEYFSFNEEELVAFVCNRDRILTEISRFKTPFCFLDGYFVNCFCNGIFCLSRYDDDTIICWNPSIRKFKMLAPALLTEFFSWVTLGLAYNSQNNDFKILRLMCSQKSDEEPDGPDRPAEAEVYTLSTDSWRKVVISVDSSEPNIGYVYHTSPFIFFNGALHCIASTNNGRFILSFEVNDERFHKIMLPQDSLGGYQGCLAVFKGLLAFIVLSRDIDPICDIWVMKEYGLVESWTRKSVPIDWIHFFLGVTDNGELLFGNDTELNLIDPEKNLNQNIRVSKRYIRWVGYASNFMESLVLLDGGKCIV; encoded by the coding sequence ATGTCTCAACCTACGAAAAAGCTAATATTGTCAACCGAGTGCGTCCCGGACGACATCGTATTCGACATACTGACTCGGCTGCCAGTGAAATCTTTAATCCGATTCAGGTGCGTTTCAAAATCTTTGAACTCCACCATAACCAGCCGCATATTTATTACCACACACTTCAAGCTCAACGAAGCCAAATCATTATCCAATAAAGATAGTCACAATGATTATCTGCTATATACATCTAAATCAGAGTACTTTTCATTTAATGAAGAAGAATTGGTTGCATTTGTTTGCAATAGGGACCGCATATTGACTGAGATTTCTAGGTTTAAAACCCCATTTTGCTTTTTGGATGGTTACTTCGTCAATTGCTTCTGTAACGGCATCTTCTGCCTAAGTAGATATGATGATGATACTATAATATGTTGGAACCCAAGCATTAGAAAGTTTAAGATGCTTGCTCCTGCTCTTCTGACTGAATTTTTTAGTTGGGTCACTCTTGGACTTGCCTATAATTCTCAAAACAATGATTTCAAGATTCTCAGACTTATGTGTTCTCAAAAGTCTGATGAAGAGCCAGATGGCCCAGATCGACCGGCTGAGGCCGAGGTTTACACATTGAGTACGGATTCATGGAGAAAGGTTGTAATATCGGTGGATTCATCCGAACCCAACATTGGATACGTTTATCATACTTCAccgtttatattttttaatggagCACTTCACTGTATAGCATCTACTAACAACGGCCGTTTCATTTTGTCCTTTGAAGTCAATGATGAGAGATTCCATAAGATAATGTTGCCTCAGGATTCCTTAGGTGGATACCAAGGATGTCTTGCAGTGTTCAAGGGATTGCTGgcttttattgttttgtctCGTGATATAGACCCCATATGCGACATATGGGTGATGAAGGAATATGGTTTGGTGGAGTCTTGGACTAGAAAATCTGTACCAATCGAttggattcatttttttttgggcgtCACTGACAATGGTGAACTTCTATTTGGCAATGACACAGAGCTGAATTTGATTGACCCTGAGAAGAATCTAAATCAAAACATTCGTGTATCAAAAAGATATATTAGATGGGTTGGTTATGCATCTAATTTTATGGAGAGTTTGGTTCTACTTGATGGGGGTAAATGCATCGTCTGA